A single region of the Methanocaldococcus sp. genome encodes:
- a CDS encoding methanogenesis marker 17 protein: MAEIIVQCDDKSGKEIYTKVIQTALEDLLLGKSIIRIEFIAKEKEPYFILGVLPKPTRKMIKIRDFAEIVEQKKQDGKTIYKLKITDETYVPYLLKKIHVIEQPSRFEIITDSEIDLDMDIYDTQKDFIDKVMDFMNRVFPEGMKIRNTYIDKAIVSIASERPFKPEEIEEALKLKEKLETMNTAGYY, translated from the coding sequence ATGGCTGAGATTATTGTTCAATGCGATGATAAATCTGGAAAGGAAATATATACGAAAGTTATACAAACTGCATTGGAAGATTTGTTATTGGGAAAATCAATAATTAGAATAGAATTTATTGCAAAGGAAAAAGAACCTTATTTTATATTGGGAGTTCTTCCAAAACCAACAAGAAAGATGATTAAAATAAGAGATTTTGCTGAAATTGTGGAACAAAAAAAACAAGATGGTAAAACCATATATAAGTTAAAGATAACTGATGAAACATATGTTCCATACTTATTAAAAAAGATACATGTTATAGAGCAACCTTCAAGATTTGAAATTATAACTGATTCTGAAATTGATTTAGATATGGATATCTACGATACTCAGAAAGATTTTATAGATAAAGTAATGGATTTTATGAATAGAGTTTTCCCAGAGGGTATGAAGATCAGAAACACATACATAGACAAGGCTATAGTTTCAATAGCCTCTGAAAGACCATTTAAACCCGAAGAAATAGAAGAGGCTTTAAAATTAAAAGAAAAATTAGAGACAATGAATACCGCTGGATATTATTAA